A stretch of the Thalassotalea euphylliae genome encodes the following:
- a CDS encoding ABC transporter ATP-binding protein, with translation MTPALEIKDLQKIYKGDFHALKGISLSVEQGDFFALLGPNGAGKSTSIGVITSLVNKTSGTVKVFGRDIDKELEKAKSFIGLVPQEFNFNQFESLMRILVNQAGYYGVERSVAVERAEKYLKQLDLWEKRDNAARMLSGGMKRRLMIARALMHEPKVLILDEPTAGVDIELRRSMWEFLRELNAQGITIILTTHYLEEAEMLCRNIAIIDSGQIVENTSMKQLLATLDIETFVLDLPANSVTPSLEDFTYRVIDDHTLEVDVKKTQGLNGVFAQLSEQGVQVLSMRNKSNRLEELFVRLVATNDSQSDA, from the coding sequence ATGACCCCCGCATTAGAAATCAAAGATTTACAAAAAATATATAAAGGCGACTTTCACGCCTTAAAAGGTATTAGCTTGTCGGTTGAACAGGGCGACTTTTTTGCCTTGCTTGGCCCTAATGGTGCGGGTAAATCGACATCCATTGGCGTGATCACGTCGTTAGTGAATAAAACCTCTGGCACCGTTAAAGTGTTTGGCCGCGATATTGATAAAGAGTTAGAAAAAGCGAAAAGCTTTATCGGTTTAGTCCCGCAGGAATTTAACTTTAATCAGTTTGAATCGTTAATGCGTATTCTGGTCAACCAAGCGGGTTACTATGGGGTTGAGCGCAGTGTGGCAGTTGAGCGTGCGGAAAAGTACCTAAAGCAATTGGATTTATGGGAAAAGCGCGATAACGCTGCCCGTATGCTCTCGGGTGGTATGAAGCGCCGTTTAATGATCGCCCGTGCCCTAATGCATGAGCCAAAAGTACTTATTCTGGACGAGCCTACAGCGGGTGTGGATATTGAGCTACGCCGTTCAATGTGGGAGTTTCTGCGTGAGCTGAACGCGCAAGGTATTACCATCATTCTAACCACTCACTACCTAGAAGAAGCTGAAATGCTGTGTCGTAATATCGCTATTATCGATAGTGGTCAGATTGTTGAAAACACTAGTATGAAGCAGCTACTAGCAACCTTAGATATTGAAACCTTTGTCTTAGATTTGCCTGCTAATAGCGTAACACCAAGCCTTGAAGATTTTACCTACCGTGTTATTGATGACCATACACTTGAAGTGGATGTTAAAAAAACACAAGGGCTAAACGGCGTATTTGCTCAGCTATCCGAGCAGGGCGTACAGGTATTAAGTATGCGTAATAAGTCAAACCGATTAGAAGAGCTTTTTGTGCGACTCGTTGCCACCAACGATTCACAAAGCGATGCATAG
- a CDS encoding DUF4136 domain-containing protein — MNKLCYPLMLFCTLLVSACVQTVQLTDKDQVRQSQLAISSVRDMPISYAKGAKFSLSPKFINASFSQAEQASIYESYSKAVNQALIAAGYQPSDSEQAEFTVVYGLALQQDLPDSKISEEFGVLPGLSSAERLEKGSFLIYIEDNITNQRIWRGAVQGFVHQDFSPAQREQRAVTVVNSVLSSFLSMK, encoded by the coding sequence ATGAATAAATTGTGCTACCCACTTATGCTTTTTTGTACTTTACTGGTTTCTGCTTGCGTGCAGACAGTTCAGCTAACAGATAAAGATCAAGTTAGGCAATCTCAACTCGCGATTTCATCAGTTCGAGATATGCCCATCAGCTATGCAAAGGGCGCTAAGTTTTCGTTGTCGCCCAAATTTATTAATGCTTCGTTTAGTCAAGCAGAGCAGGCCAGCATTTACGAGAGCTACAGTAAAGCTGTTAATCAAGCGCTAATAGCCGCAGGCTATCAGCCAAGTGATAGTGAGCAAGCCGAGTTTACCGTTGTTTATGGCTTAGCATTACAGCAAGACCTTCCTGATAGCAAAATCAGTGAAGAGTTTGGTGTATTACCTGGTTTGAGCAGTGCTGAACGTTTGGAAAAAGGCAGTTTTCTTATCTATATTGAAGATAATATTACTAATCAGCGTATCTGGCGCGGTGCAGTGCAAGGCTTTGTTCATCAAGATTTTAGCCCTGCGCAGCGAGAGCAACGTGCCGTTACCGTCGTCAACTCAGTTCTTTCATCGTTTCTCAGCATGAAATAA
- a CDS encoding diguanylate cyclase, translated as MQFLSLFFCFSLISFQVFAFDFQGRLVSIQKLDKAAQLAQFEQLLAQPSLSSQQRFEALNAVTMYYFRQSELSNALKKGQITYQHTQQHQLAAPQAATEKLLGIIYYYQGDLNNALTYYQQALAYYEQSGNKVQQANVLNNIALAQSAQGHSQAALASYLEAEPLYLKHGSEYDAVDVRANIAGLYISLRRFDQAIAMLESAVTYYQKHGHDNDLARAQADLGVALKYAGNLPDALARLQASLSYYQQKEEAYNLAATLHNIAEVYLLMKLPIKAQAYAEQGVSHSRASDHNKALVGNLQVLAKAWYWRGDALQAQLYLREGLKLANELDYQSSLASLFILNALIEAALEQPEKAIAAEQAYQALERNRFNTELNTMLAESEALQLQQKLEVVQQQKAYQAELNRNKTVEERYLFAALTLLFLVMFLAYKKLRDFHLNKELALQVELQTEKLTRVNQQLLQVSLEDGLTGIQNRRSFDADIRKLWQKFTEHHQNFALVFIDIDHFKAFNDMFGHVAGDKVLQEAAQVFSQAMPNGAAVYRYGGEEFAVLIDGLDETICCHEGVCSIYKEIQSCLVSYSAPEQASITVSAGTCFADEQVESLNELINVADKRLYQAKRAGRDQLVCQ; from the coding sequence ATGCAGTTTTTATCATTATTCTTTTGTTTTTCCCTTATTTCTTTTCAGGTATTTGCCTTCGACTTTCAAGGGCGATTGGTAAGCATTCAAAAACTCGACAAAGCGGCTCAGTTAGCACAATTTGAGCAATTACTAGCGCAACCGTCGTTATCTTCTCAGCAACGCTTCGAAGCACTTAATGCCGTCACTATGTATTATTTTAGGCAAAGTGAGCTTAGCAATGCGCTTAAGAAAGGGCAAATTACCTACCAGCATACCCAACAGCACCAACTTGCCGCGCCACAGGCTGCAACCGAGAAACTGCTCGGTATTATTTATTATTACCAAGGCGATCTTAATAATGCCTTGACCTACTATCAGCAAGCGCTAGCTTACTATGAACAGTCGGGCAATAAAGTGCAGCAGGCAAATGTGCTAAATAATATAGCGCTGGCACAAAGCGCCCAAGGGCACTCACAAGCGGCACTCGCTAGTTATCTAGAAGCTGAACCTCTGTATTTAAAACATGGCTCAGAATATGATGCTGTCGATGTTCGGGCAAATATTGCGGGCTTGTATATTTCGCTGCGTCGCTTCGACCAAGCCATAGCTATGCTTGAAAGTGCAGTAACGTATTATCAAAAGCATGGTCATGACAATGACCTAGCAAGGGCGCAGGCTGATTTAGGTGTCGCATTAAAATACGCCGGAAACTTGCCGGATGCGTTGGCACGTTTACAGGCGTCATTGTCCTATTATCAGCAAAAAGAAGAAGCTTATAACTTAGCCGCGACGTTGCACAACATTGCTGAGGTTTACTTGTTAATGAAACTGCCTATTAAGGCACAAGCTTACGCAGAACAAGGGGTAAGCCATAGTCGAGCAAGTGACCACAATAAAGCGCTAGTTGGTAACTTGCAGGTGCTGGCAAAAGCCTGGTATTGGCGCGGCGATGCCTTGCAGGCGCAGCTTTATTTGCGCGAGGGGTTAAAACTTGCGAATGAACTAGATTACCAGTCATCGCTTGCTTCACTATTCATTCTCAATGCACTAATTGAAGCTGCACTTGAGCAGCCAGAAAAAGCAATTGCTGCTGAGCAAGCTTATCAAGCGCTAGAGCGCAATCGGTTTAATACTGAGCTAAATACTATGCTGGCAGAGTCTGAAGCACTTCAATTGCAGCAAAAACTTGAGGTTGTGCAGCAACAAAAAGCCTATCAGGCAGAACTGAATCGAAATAAAACAGTTGAAGAGCGCTATTTATTTGCGGCACTCACATTACTATTTCTAGTCATGTTTCTGGCGTATAAAAAGTTACGCGATTTTCACTTAAATAAAGAGTTGGCGCTGCAGGTAGAACTGCAAACCGAAAAACTTACGCGTGTTAATCAACAATTATTGCAAGTATCGTTAGAAGACGGCCTAACTGGCATTCAGAATCGACGAAGTTTTGATGCTGATATTCGCAAGTTATGGCAAAAATTTACCGAGCATCATCAAAACTTTGCCTTAGTGTTTATCGATATTGATCATTTTAAGGCATTTAACGATATGTTTGGTCATGTTGCTGGCGACAAGGTCTTGCAAGAGGCGGCGCAGGTATTTAGTCAAGCTATGCCAAACGGAGCGGCGGTTTATCGTTATGGCGGGGAAGAATTTGCGGTATTAATTGACGGTCTTGACGAAACTATTTGCTGCCATGAGGGTGTGTGCAGTATTTATAAGGAGATTCAATCTTGCCTAGTGAGCTATAGTGCGCCTGAGCAAGCATCCATCACGGTGAGTGCCGGCACTTGCTTTGCTGATGAACAAGTTGAATCGCTAAATGAGCTTATTAATGTGGCAGATAAACGCTTGTATCAAGCAAAACGAGCTGGCCGAGATCAGCTCGTTTGCCAATAA
- a CDS encoding DUF3016 domain-containing protein — MKSITYSLFALLVSASMTSVHAGTAKVEWTNPDDYRDIRPANESRERFKQRTFKELETFVTKLAAKLPEGFELKLNVTNLDLAGNVEFGRTQQIRIVRQIHFPKIDFDYQLLDANQQALAAEQVSLKDMNFLHHIKTRSSTESLGYEKRMLEDWFNKAFAAQLQKT; from the coding sequence ATGAAATCTATCACTTATAGTTTATTTGCCTTGTTAGTCTCGGCCAGTATGACTTCCGTTCATGCGGGTACGGCAAAAGTTGAATGGACGAATCCTGACGATTATCGCGATATTCGCCCGGCCAATGAATCCCGTGAACGATTTAAGCAGCGCACGTTTAAAGAGCTTGAAACATTTGTGACTAAGCTCGCCGCTAAATTACCTGAAGGGTTTGAGCTTAAATTAAACGTGACCAATTTGGATTTAGCTGGCAATGTAGAATTTGGCCGAACTCAACAAATTCGCATTGTGCGCCAAATTCATTTTCCTAAGATAGACTTTGATTACCAACTGCTTGATGCAAACCAGCAAGCACTGGCTGCTGAGCAGGTTTCGCTGAAAGATATGAACTTTTTACACCATATCAAAACGCGTTCGAGCACCGAGTCGCTAGGGTATGAAAAGCGTATGTTGGAAGACTGGTTTAACAAAGCGTTTGCCGCACAACTTCAGAAAACCTAA
- a CDS encoding ABC transporter permease → MSSSTNFIALKSIMHKEVHRFMRIWVQTLVPPAITISLYFVIFGSLIGSRIGEMGGFDYMSFIVPGLIMMSVITNSYSNVASSFFSAKWQRNVEEMLVAPVPNWVIVAGYVGGGMTRGILVGAIVTCIAMFFTNIQIHNFAVIIITVALTSAVFALGGLINAVFAGSFDDISIIPTFVLTPLTYLGGVFYSISLLPEFWQGVSQLNPIVYMVNAFRYGFLGISDIDLSVAFAVLGVFIVGLWSTAMYLIRKGIGLRS, encoded by the coding sequence ATGAGCTCAAGTACAAACTTTATTGCATTAAAAAGTATTATGCACAAAGAAGTGCATCGCTTTATGCGAATTTGGGTACAAACTTTAGTACCACCTGCGATCACGATTAGCCTATATTTCGTCATTTTCGGCTCACTGATCGGCTCGCGTATTGGTGAAATGGGCGGCTTTGATTATATGTCGTTTATCGTGCCGGGTCTGATCATGATGAGTGTCATTACTAACTCCTACTCAAATGTGGCCTCGTCGTTTTTTAGTGCCAAGTGGCAGCGAAATGTCGAAGAAATGTTGGTGGCACCAGTGCCTAATTGGGTGATTGTTGCTGGCTATGTTGGCGGCGGTATGACGCGTGGTATTTTAGTGGGCGCTATTGTCACTTGTATTGCTATGTTTTTTACCAATATTCAAATTCATAACTTTGCCGTGATCATTATCACTGTAGCGTTAACTTCTGCGGTATTTGCCCTTGGTGGTTTGATCAATGCAGTATTTGCCGGCAGCTTTGATGATATTTCGATTATTCCGACCTTTGTGTTAACACCGTTAACCTACTTAGGTGGTGTATTTTACTCGATCAGCTTGTTGCCTGAATTCTGGCAAGGTGTTTCGCAACTCAATCCTATTGTTTATATGGTTAACGCGTTCCGCTATGGCTTTTTAGGCATTAGTGATATTGACCTAAGCGTTGCTTTTGCTGTGCTGGGTGTTTTCATCGTTGGTTTATGGTCAACGGCGATGTACTTGATTCGCAAAGGCATTGGCCTAAGAAGCTAA
- a CDS encoding DUF3016 domain-containing protein — MMQFIPVFTSCFQRCTRGAMMMAILFSTMSSQLLAASVEVEWREPDNYRDIHPGGNSREQFRATTFADLERNFGELAKSLPDSQTLKIVVRDLDLAGYVNVDSKTQRRRFISSTYFPRMKFTYKLYDDAGQVIKAGGAYLKKPDFIATTANIYKDKTLGYEKQMIDQWYAETFMPSESE; from the coding sequence ATGATGCAATTTATCCCTGTGTTCACTTCATGTTTTCAGCGTTGTACTCGTGGCGCGATGATGATGGCAATTTTGTTCTCAACCATGTCTAGTCAGTTATTGGCGGCATCAGTAGAAGTAGAATGGCGCGAGCCTGATAACTATCGTGATATTCACCCCGGTGGTAATAGTCGTGAACAATTTAGAGCAACAACCTTTGCTGATCTAGAGCGTAATTTTGGTGAACTCGCTAAATCGCTGCCTGATTCGCAAACACTTAAAATTGTTGTTAGAGACCTAGATTTAGCTGGTTATGTGAACGTTGACAGCAAAACACAACGCCGTCGCTTTATTTCTAGCACTTACTTCCCACGTATGAAGTTTACTTACAAGCTATATGATGACGCTGGTCAGGTGATTAAAGCGGGTGGTGCGTATTTGAAAAAGCCTGACTTTATTGCCACAACAGCCAATATTTATAAAGACAAAACCTTAGGTTATGAAAAGCAAATGATTGACCAATGGTATGCTGAAACCTTTATGCCTTCAGAATCTGAATAA
- the efp gene encoding elongation factor P: MASFSTNQFKAGLKLMIDGEPCNILENEIVKPGKGQAFNRVKIRKLISGKVLEKTFKSGESVEGADVMDSDLGYLYADGEFWHFMNNETFEQVAADEKAIGDNAKWLVEGDICTITFWNGNPISVAPPNFVELEVTETDPGLKGDTAGTGGKPATLSTGAVVRVPLFVQIGEVVKCDTRSGEYVSRAGK, encoded by the coding sequence ATGGCTTCTTTTAGTACAAACCAATTTAAAGCTGGTCTGAAATTAATGATCGACGGCGAGCCTTGTAACATTCTTGAAAACGAAATCGTTAAACCAGGTAAAGGCCAAGCATTCAACCGCGTTAAAATCCGTAAATTAATCTCTGGTAAAGTACTAGAGAAAACCTTCAAGTCAGGTGAATCTGTTGAAGGTGCTGATGTAATGGATTCAGATCTTGGTTATTTGTATGCCGACGGCGAATTCTGGCATTTTATGAATAACGAAACTTTTGAGCAAGTTGCTGCTGACGAAAAAGCGATTGGCGACAATGCGAAATGGTTAGTAGAAGGTGACATTTGTACGATCACTTTCTGGAATGGCAACCCTATTTCAGTTGCGCCGCCTAACTTCGTTGAGTTAGAAGTGACTGAAACGGACCCGGGCCTAAAAGGTGACACAGCCGGCACTGGCGGTAAGCCTGCCACACTAAGCACAGGCGCTGTTGTACGCGTACCTTTATTCGTACAAATTGGCGAAGTAGTTAAGTGTGATACCCGTAGCGGCGAATACGTCTCTCGCGCTGGTAAGTAA
- a CDS encoding DUF3016 domain-containing protein produces MKHTKLVVIAAIVGTTLSFSSLAFSAQPNKVEVNWSNAEKYRDLRSTTETKRNFQQRFFKEISAYLNELSQSLPQGYQLNMDVTQVDLAGRITFVRGQQVRIIKDIDYPNMAFSYQLKNASGQIIAEQQAQVKGKAFLAGSQHQSHRMKPFAYEKQMLEDWFDKEIVSKF; encoded by the coding sequence ATGAAACATACAAAATTAGTTGTGATTGCAGCAATAGTCGGTACGACGTTAAGTTTTTCATCATTGGCCTTTTCAGCGCAGCCTAATAAGGTAGAGGTCAATTGGAGTAACGCTGAAAAGTACCGTGATTTGCGCTCAACGACCGAAACTAAGCGGAATTTTCAGCAACGTTTCTTTAAAGAAATATCAGCGTATTTAAATGAGCTATCTCAGTCGCTACCGCAGGGCTATCAATTGAATATGGATGTCACCCAAGTTGATTTGGCGGGGCGAATTACCTTTGTCAGAGGACAACAAGTACGAATTATCAAAGATATCGACTATCCTAATATGGCGTTTAGCTACCAATTGAAAAATGCAAGCGGCCAGATAATTGCCGAGCAGCAAGCGCAAGTTAAAGGGAAAGCTTTTTTGGCTGGCAGCCAACATCAGAGTCATCGTATGAAGCCGTTTGCTTATGAAAAACAAATGCTTGAAGATTGGTTTGATAAAGAAATTGTCAGTAAATTCTAA
- the trmB gene encoding tRNA (guanine(46)-N(7))-methyltransferase TrmB — translation MSEQIMSEQETQIDALSGDSKAIVTNQDGVHEKLEQIVQKHLSHSFEKPFQQHTLTAFEALDAKVKAWGRDVILDACCGVGQSTRLLAKQNPKALVIGVDKSAHRVNRNVEEHFPVDLAGVTNFEIIRADLNDFYRLVAKANWPIAKHNILYPNPWPKAKHIQRRWHGAAVFPSIIQIGETIELRSNWRLYLEEFLIAAKLAGREGQITEIKLAQGDTPITPFEAKFINSGQQCWQLTIS, via the coding sequence ATGTCTGAGCAAATTATGTCTGAGCAAGAAACACAAATTGACGCGCTTAGTGGTGACTCAAAAGCGATTGTTACTAATCAAGATGGCGTGCATGAAAAGCTAGAGCAGATAGTGCAAAAGCACTTATCACACAGTTTTGAGAAACCTTTCCAGCAGCACACGCTAACCGCTTTTGAAGCGCTTGATGCGAAAGTCAAAGCATGGGGTCGCGACGTTATTCTTGATGCCTGTTGCGGCGTTGGGCAAAGTACCCGTTTACTTGCCAAGCAAAATCCAAAGGCGCTAGTGATTGGCGTGGATAAGTCGGCACATCGCGTTAACCGCAATGTCGAAGAGCACTTTCCGGTAGATTTAGCAGGCGTGACAAACTTTGAGATTATTCGCGCCGACCTGAATGACTTTTACCGTTTAGTGGCAAAAGCAAACTGGCCGATCGCCAAGCATAATATTTTGTACCCAAACCCTTGGCCTAAAGCGAAACATATTCAGCGTCGCTGGCATGGTGCAGCAGTCTTCCCTAGCATTATTCAAATTGGCGAAACCATTGAGCTACGCAGTAACTGGCGCCTGTATTTGGAAGAGTTTCTAATCGCCGCTAAGCTGGCTGGCCGAGAAGGGCAGATCACCGAGATCAAATTAGCACAAGGTGATACGCCAATTACACCATTTGAAGCTAAGTTTATTAACAGTGGCCAGCAATGTTGGCAATTAACCATAAGCTAG
- the groL gene encoding chaperonin GroEL (60 kDa chaperone family; promotes refolding of misfolded polypeptides especially under stressful conditions; forms two stacked rings of heptamers to form a barrel-shaped 14mer; ends can be capped by GroES; misfolded proteins enter the barrel where they are refolded when GroES binds) produces MMAKDVLFGNDARAKMLNGVNVLADAVKVTLGPKGRNVVLDKSFGGPSITKDGVSVAKEIELEDKFENMGAQMVKEVASKANDEAGDGTTTATVLAQSIVNEGLKSIAAGMNPMDLKRGIDKAVAAAVEELKAISTPCADNKAIEQVGTISANADTSVGEIIATAMDKVGTEGVITVEEGQSLENELDVVEGMQFDRGYLSPYFINNQESGAVELENPFILLVDKKVSNIRELLTTLEGVAKAGKPLLIIAEDVEGEALATLVVNNMRGIVKVAAVKAPGFGDRRKAMLQDIAILTAGTVISEEIGMELEKATLEDLGQAKKVVISKDNTTIIDGIGEEADIQGRVAQIRGQIEETTSDYDKEKLQERLAKLAGGVAVIKVGAATEVEMKEKKDRVDDALHATRAAVEEGVVAGGGVALVRVADKIKELKGDNEDQNHGINVAVRAMESPLRQIVANCGDEASVVLNEVRNGEGNFGYNAGNGSYGDMLEMGILDPAKVTRSALQFAASVAGLMLTTEAMVTDAPQKDAAAPAMPDMGGMGGMGGMPGMM; encoded by the coding sequence ATCATGGCAAAAGACGTATTATTCGGTAATGACGCTCGCGCTAAGATGCTTAACGGTGTTAACGTTTTAGCAGATGCAGTAAAAGTTACCTTAGGTCCAAAGGGCCGTAACGTAGTATTAGACAAGTCATTTGGCGGCCCATCAATCACTAAAGATGGTGTTTCTGTGGCAAAAGAAATCGAACTTGAAGACAAGTTCGAGAACATGGGCGCTCAAATGGTCAAAGAAGTAGCGTCTAAAGCAAATGACGAAGCAGGTGACGGTACAACAACTGCAACAGTTCTTGCGCAATCAATCGTTAACGAAGGCTTAAAATCAATCGCTGCGGGTATGAACCCAATGGATCTTAAGCGTGGTATCGATAAAGCGGTTGCTGCGGCTGTAGAAGAATTAAAAGCGATCTCTACACCATGTGCTGACAACAAAGCAATCGAGCAAGTAGGTACTATTTCTGCAAACGCTGACACTAGTGTTGGTGAAATCATTGCAACAGCAATGGACAAAGTAGGTACTGAAGGCGTTATCACAGTTGAAGAAGGTCAATCGTTAGAAAACGAATTAGACGTGGTTGAAGGTATGCAATTCGATCGCGGTTACCTATCGCCTTACTTCATCAACAACCAAGAAAGTGGTGCGGTTGAATTAGAAAACCCATTCATTTTATTAGTTGATAAGAAAGTATCAAACATCCGTGAATTGCTAACAACATTAGAAGGCGTTGCAAAAGCTGGTAAGCCACTACTGATCATCGCTGAAGATGTTGAAGGTGAAGCGTTAGCAACACTTGTAGTTAACAACATGCGCGGCATCGTTAAAGTAGCAGCGGTTAAAGCACCTGGTTTTGGTGATCGCCGTAAAGCTATGCTTCAAGACATCGCAATCTTAACAGCGGGTACTGTGATTTCTGAAGAAATCGGTATGGAGCTTGAAAAAGCGACTCTAGAAGACTTAGGTCAAGCGAAGAAAGTTGTGATCTCGAAAGACAACACAACCATCATCGACGGTATCGGCGAAGAAGCTGACATCCAAGGTCGTGTTGCACAAATTCGCGGTCAAATCGAAGAAACAACTTCAGATTACGACAAAGAAAAACTTCAAGAACGCCTAGCAAAACTAGCTGGCGGTGTGGCAGTAATCAAAGTGGGTGCTGCAACTGAAGTTGAAATGAAAGAGAAGAAAGACCGCGTTGACGACGCACTTCACGCAACTCGCGCTGCAGTTGAAGAAGGTGTAGTTGCTGGTGGTGGTGTTGCGCTAGTACGTGTTGCTGACAAGATCAAAGAACTTAAAGGCGACAATGAAGACCAAAACCACGGTATCAACGTAGCGGTTCGTGCAATGGAATCACCATTACGTCAAATCGTTGCTAACTGTGGTGACGAAGCATCTGTAGTGCTTAACGAAGTACGCAACGGCGAAGGTAACTTCGGTTACAACGCTGGTAACGGTTCATACGGCGACATGTTAGAAATGGGTATCTTAGACCCAGCGAAAGTAACGCGCTCTGCATTACAATTCGCCGCTTCTGTTGCAGGCTTAATGCTAACCACTGAAGCAATGGTTACTGACGCTCCGCAAAAAGATGCAGCTGCTCCTGCTATGCCTGATATGGGCGGTATGGGTGGTATGGGCGGTATGCCTGGCATGATGTAA
- the epmB gene encoding EF-P beta-lysylation protein EpmB: MPQIITQIQPELHTSWQKELADVVTDPRELLELLAIDPEQYLEHFNARKLFPVRVPRPFISRMQKGDINDPLLRQVMPLSDEFTELDGFVSDPLGEHETAAEGLLHKYTHRVLMIVKSGCAVNCRYCFRRHFPYQDNSPNKARWQQALDYIAERSEINEVIFSGGDPLMANDQHLQWLIEQISAIPHVTRLRIHTRLPVVIPARITDSLVNMLANTRLKATMVFHINHPNEIDQRVEQAIEKLRAKRIPLFNQNVLLKGVNDDVQTLAELSERLFDSGIQPYYLFLLDKVKGATHFDISEARAIRIVNELMTILPGYLMPKLVREIAGEPNKTPINLR, from the coding sequence ATGCCGCAGATAATAACTCAAATTCAACCAGAATTGCACACTTCTTGGCAAAAAGAGTTGGCTGATGTCGTAACCGATCCCCGTGAGCTACTTGAGTTGTTAGCCATAGACCCTGAGCAATATCTTGAACACTTTAACGCCCGTAAGTTATTTCCTGTGCGGGTGCCAAGGCCGTTTATCTCACGAATGCAAAAAGGTGATATTAATGACCCACTGCTAAGGCAGGTCATGCCACTGAGTGATGAATTTACTGAACTTGACGGCTTTGTTAGTGATCCGCTCGGCGAGCACGAAACGGCTGCTGAAGGGTTATTGCATAAATACACACATCGGGTGTTAATGATTGTTAAAAGTGGCTGTGCCGTGAATTGTCGTTACTGCTTTCGTCGCCATTTTCCTTACCAAGATAACAGCCCTAATAAAGCCCGCTGGCAACAAGCCCTAGACTATATTGCCGAGCGCAGTGAAATAAACGAAGTGATTTTTAGCGGTGGTGATCCACTAATGGCTAATGATCAACATTTGCAATGGCTAATTGAACAAATATCGGCAATTCCACATGTTACCAGATTGCGTATACATACTCGCTTACCTGTGGTGATCCCAGCGCGTATCACTGACAGCTTAGTAAACATGCTTGCTAACACGCGCCTAAAAGCCACTATGGTATTTCATATTAATCACCCGAATGAAATCGACCAACGGGTTGAACAAGCCATTGAAAAACTGCGTGCTAAACGCATTCCTTTGTTTAATCAAAACGTTTTACTCAAAGGAGTAAACGATGATGTGCAAACACTGGCTGAGTTAAGTGAGCGCCTGTTTGATTCTGGTATCCAGCCTTACTACCTGTTTTTGTTAGATAAAGTAAAAGGTGCAACGCATTTTGATATTAGTGAAGCGCGTGCTATTCGCATTGTAAATGAATTAATGACCATACTGCCGGGTTACCTAATGCCCAAACTGGTACGGGAAATTGCCGGCGAACCTAACAAAACCCCGATTAATTTGCGATAA
- a CDS encoding co-chaperone GroES, whose translation MSIRPLHDRVIIKRKEVESKSAGGIVLTGSAAEKSTRGEVVAVGNGRILENGEVRALDVKVGDQVIFSEGYGVKTEKIDGEEVLILSEGDILAIVE comes from the coding sequence ATGAGCATTCGTCCATTACACGATCGCGTAATCATCAAACGCAAAGAAGTAGAGTCGAAATCTGCTGGCGGTATCGTATTAACGGGTAGCGCTGCTGAGAAATCTACGCGCGGTGAAGTTGTTGCAGTTGGCAACGGCCGCATCCTTGAAAACGGTGAAGTACGTGCTTTAGACGTTAAAGTTGGCGACCAAGTTATCTTTAGCGAAGGTTACGGCGTAAAAACTGAAAAAATCGACGGTGAAGAAGTACTTATTCTTAGCGAAGGCGACATCTTAGCCATCGTAGAATAA